In the genome of Streptomyces sp. NBC_00259, the window GGCGCCGCAGGGTGAAGGCGTCCAGCAGCGCCTGGGTGGGGTGCTCGTGGGTGCCGTCGCCGGCGTTGACGACGGCTCCGTCGATCCAGCCGGAGTTGGCGAGGCGGTAGGGGGCGCCGGAGGCGTGGTGGCGGATGACGACGGCGTCGGCGCCCATCGCCTCCAGGGTCAGCGCGGTGTCCTTCAGAGACTCGCCCTTGGAGACCGAGGAGCCCTTGGCGGAGAAGTTGATGACGTCGGCGGAGAGCCGCTTGGCGGCCGCCTCGAAGGAGATCCGGGTCCGGGTCGAGTCCTCGAAGAAGAGGTTGACGACGGTACGGCCGCGCAGGGTGGGCAGCTTCTTGATCGGCCGGTCGGCGACCCGGGCCATCTCCTCGGCGGTGTCGAGGATGAGAACGGCGTCGTCGCGGGTGAGGTCGGCGGCCGAGATGAGGTGACGCTTCATCTGGGTGTGCTCCGGGGTGTGGAGGTGTGCGGGCATGCCGGCGCGCAGGCGGGCCCGTAGGGCGGGATGGGGCCGTACGGGAGTGCTACTGCTCGCCGGCCGGGGCGGTCTCCTGCGTCCCGAGCAGCACGGTGTCGCGACCGTCCTCCTCGGCGAGCAGGACCTTGACCGTCTCCCGCAGCGACGTCGGGAGGTTCTTGCCGACGTAATCGGCTCGGATGGGCAGTTCACGGTGGCCGCGGTCGACGAGGACCGCCAGCTGGACGGCGCGCGGACGGCCGATGTCGTTCAGCGCGTCGAGGGCGGCGCGGATCGTGCGGCCGGAGAAGAGCACGTCGTCGACGAGGACGACCAGACGGCCGTCGATGCCCTCGGCCGGGATGTCCGTGCGTGCGAGGGCACGGGCAGGACGAAGCCGCAGGTCATCGCGGTACATGGTGATGTCGAGGGACCCGACGGGGATGGTGCGGCCGGTGATCTCGGCGAGCTTCTCGGCGAGACGGCGGGCAAGATAGACCCCGCGTGTCGGGATACCGAGGAGCACCACGTCCTCGGCGCCCTTGGCACGCTCCACGATCTCGTGGGCGATGCGGGTCAGCACCCGCGCGATGTCCGGGCCCTCGAGAACGGGGCGAGCAACATCGGAACTGATGGCGTCCATAAGAAACGGACCTCCTTCTCCGCCTCACGGGACGGACCTTAAAGGACGTCGGATTTGCGCCGTCAACAGTACCAGGGCCGGGAGGCGCCGCTGGTCATCCCCCTCGGGAGGGTCGTACGGACCATTCGGCTTGACGCAGCCAAGTAACGCTGCGTAACCTCACAGTGAGTGACCAGCCGCGCGGCGGAGCCGCACGTTGATACAGCGATACAGCGTCCGGGGAGCTATATGTCCAGCGAATACGCAAAACAGCTCGGGGCCAAGCTCCGCGCCATCCGTACCCAGCAGGGGCTCTCGCTCCACGGGGTGGAGGAGAAGTCCCAGGGCCGCTGGAAGGCCGTCGTCGTCGGGTCGTACGAGCGCGGTGACCGCGCGGTGACCGTGCAGCGTCTCGCCGAGCTTGCGGACTTCTACGGAGTGCCGGTGCAGGAGCTTCTTCCGGGCACCACGCCCGGCGGCGCCGCCGAGCCGCCGCCGAAGCTCGTTCTGGACCTGGAGCGTCTCGCCCATGTCCCCGCCGAGAAGGCCGGCCCGCTGCAGCGTTACGCGGCGACGATCCAGAGCCAGCGCGGTGACTACAACGGCAAGGTGCTCTCGATCCGCCAGGACGACCTGCGCACGCTCGCCGTCATCTACGACCAGTCGCCCTCGGTGCTGACCGAGCAGCTGATCAGCTGGGGTGTGCTGGATGCGGATGCGCGGCGCGCTGTCGCACACGAAGAAGGCTGACGCCACACCTGCAGAAACGTGCCGCCGGGCCGGGGGGAGCAGTGCTTCCTGCCGGCCCGTCGTGCGTTTCGGGGCAACGCCGCGGCGCGGCGCTGCCGTCCTCGTGGCCTTGCCCGGGGCGACGCCCTGCGCCGCGCCCCGCGCGGTGTTCATGCCGGGCGCCGGTGCCGCGCGAGGGCACGCACTGCCCCGGACAGGGCCGGGAAACGGCCGAAGGCCCGCAGCACACAGTGCTGCGGGCCTTCGTGGCTCGGCTCGGCCTGAGGCCTACGCGCCGCGGCGGAGGCTCGGCTTCAGGTCCTTGAAGCGGCCCAGCAGGCCGTTCACGAAGGACGGCGAGTCGTCCGTGGAGAACTCCTTGGCGAGCTGCACCGCCTCGTCGATCACCACCGCGTCGGGGGTCTCGTCCACCCACACCAGCTCGTACGCACCGAGCCGCAGGATGTTGCGGTCGACGACGGGCATCCGGTCGAGCGTCCAGCCGACCGCGTAGGTGGCGATGAGCTCGTCGATGCGGCGCGCGTGCTCCGCGTACCCCTCGACCAGCTCCATCGTGTACTCGTTGACCGGCGGCTGACGGTCGTCGGACCGCGAGTGCCGGATCCAGTCCGCGAGGACTTCCTGCACGGAAGCCCCGCGCTGGTCGGCCTCGAAGAGGATCTGGAAGGCACGCTTGCGGGCCTTGTTGCGGGCAGCCACGGTTAGCTGTTCACCCGGCCGAGGTAGTCGCCGGAACGGGTGTCGACCTTGATCTTCTCACCGGTGGTGATGAAGAGCGGGACCTGGATGGTGTAACCGGTCTCCAGGGTCGCGGGCTTGGTGCCACCGGTGGAGCGGTCGCCCTGGACACCCGGCTCGGTCTCCTGGATGACCAGCTCGACGGCGGCCGGGAGCTCGACGTAGAGCACCTCGCCCTCGTGGGTGGCGACGGTGGCGGTGAAGCCCTCGATGAGGAAGTTCGCGGCGTCGCCGACAGCGGCGCGCGACACATGCAGCTGGTCGTACGTCTGCATGTCCATGAAGACGAAGTACTCGCCGTCCATGTACGAGAACTGCATGTCGCGGCGGTCGACGGTGGCCGTCTCGACCTTCACACCGGCGTTGAACGTCTTGTCGACGATCTTGCCGGACAGCACGTTCTTGAGCTTGGTGCGCACGAAGGCCGGGCCCTTGCCGGGCTTGACGTGCTGGAACTCGACGACGGACCACAGCTGGTCGTTGTCGAGCTTGAGCACCATGCCGTTCTTGAGGTCGTTCGTGGAAGCCACGGTTGCGGAATCTCCTGGACTGACGCTGGTGGACGACCGAGGAGAAGCGAAGGTACGCGCTGCGAGCTCGGCTAGAGCGCGAGCAGCTCCTTGGTCGTGATGGTGAGTAGCTCGGGTCCGCCGTCCGCCTCCTGGCGCACGACGAGCGTGTCATCGATCCGGACTCCGCCCCGGCCCGGGAGGTGAACCCCCGGTTCGACGGTGACCGGCACACAAGCGTCCAGTTTACCCATGGCCGCAGGTGCCAGCTGCGGGTCCTCGTCGATTTCCAGTCCTACACCGTGGCCGGTCGAGGGCGCGAGCCCTTCGCCGTAGCCCGCCGCGTCCAGTACGTGGCGTGCCGCGCGGTCGACGTCCCGGTACCCGGCACCGGGCACGAGGGCCTCGCGGCCGGCCCGCTGAGCGGCGAAGACGAGTTCGTACAGCTCGATCTGCCAGTCCGCGGGAGTGGTGCCGATGACGAAGGTACGGCCGATCTCGCAGCGGTAGCCGCGGTAGTTGGCGCCGAGGCAGACGGACAGGAAATCGCCCTCCTCGACGCGCCGGTCGGACGGGCGGTGGCCGCCGCGGCCGGCGTGGGGGCCGGTGGCGACGGAGGTGGGGAACGCGGGGCCGTCGGCGCCGTGGTCGACGAGGCGGCGCTCCAGCTCGAGCGCGAGGTGCCGCTCGGTGCGGCCGACGAGGATGGACTCCAGCAGCTCGCCGAGGGCCTGGTCGGTGATCTCGGCCGCGATGCGCAGGCACGCGATCTCGTCCTCGTCCTTCACCATCCGCTGCTGCTCGACGGCGCCGCCGAGGTCGGCCAGGCGCAGATGCGGGGTGACGGTGGCGAGGGCGCGGTGGCGGGCGACGGTGAGGTGGTTCTCCTCCACGGCCAGGGAGTCCGCGCCGTCGGTGTCGGCGGACCGCGCGGCGGCGACGGCCGGGTCTCCTCCGTCGGTGGGCAGGACGATCTGCCGCAGCTGCTCGTCCATGCGTCCCTCGACGGGGTCGCCGGTGGGCGCGCTGGGACACAGCAGGACGTCGTCGGTGTCGCCTGCGGGTCCCAGCAGCAGCACGGCGCCGGGTGGGGCGCCGCCTGCGAGATAGCGGACGTTGGCGGGCCGGGAGATCAGCGCCGCTGCGCTGCCGGCCGCGACACAGCGGTCGCGCAGCCGGGCGCGGCGGGCAGCGAACACCTCGGACATGTCACGAGCCTAAGAGCGCGGAGCCGATCCGGCCGTCCGAGCGCGTCCGAGCGGGGTGCGCGCCCCTCTGCCCGGGGGCGTCGCCGCCACCGCCGTGCGGGCGCGCCGGGTGGAGGCGTACCGGGTGACGCGGGGCCCGGCGACCCTGGTCCACGATCTGTCTGGGGACAGCCAGCGGCCGGACTCGCGGGCGACCGGGTGGCCCGGAGTGCCGGTCCTCGGCTGCCCAGCCGGGCGGCGCGGCCGGCGCGACCGGTGGCCCTGGGCGGAACGGTGTCCGTCCTGGCTGTTCCCCGATCTGCCCGGGGACGGCCCGCGGCCGGACTCGCGGGCGACCGGCCGCCCCGGAGCGCCGGTCCTCGGCTGCCCGGCAGGACAACCGACCAGCCGGGGCCGGCGGCCCAGGGGGAACGGCGGGAACGGTGCACGCCCGGTGGCCAGGGTGAACCCGGTCTCCATCTCGGTCGGCGCAACGGCCGGGTGGGCGCACCGGCCGGGCCGGCCGGACCTGGCCTGACCAACACGCCCGGTCTCCGCTCCGGCCGGCGGAACGGCCGGGAGGTGGAGCGTGTCCGTCCTACCAGGCCGGGGGCACGGTCCTTCGCTCCGGCCGACGGAACCGGCCGCGGGGTGGAGCGTGTCCGTCCTACCAGGCCGGGGGGCTCGCGATGGCGCGGGCCAGGACGTCGTCGAGGATGCGGGCCGTGGTCTCGACGTCGCACTGGGAGTTGTCGATGATCGGCAGTCCCGAGCCGTACCAGCCGGCCATGCGGCCGTGGATGCTGGCGACCTCCTCGTCGGAGAGCCGGCGGTTACCGCTGCGCGCGGCGTTGCGCTCCAGGACGATCTCCAGGCCGGGCAGCAGCACGACGGGCAGCAGCCCGGGGCCCACATGACGCTTCCAGCCGCCGAGGCCGACGACGGGGCGGTCGGGGAAGACGGCGTCGTCGAGGATGCAGGAGATGCCGTTGGCCAGGAAGTTGCGCGCGGCGAAGCCACAGGTGCGGCGGGCGAGCCGGTACTGGGCCTCGGACTGGTCGTTCCAGCCGGACTGGGGGTCGGCGAAGCCGGAGCAGACCCATTCGCGGACGTCGTCGAGGCTGATGTGGGCGGTGGGGACACGTCGGCTCCGCGCCCAGTGGCGGGCGACGGTCGTCTTGCCCGCGCCCGCGGGGCCGATCAGCAGGACCGCGAGCGGGGCGGCGCCGGTGCCGGTGTCGGCGGGAGGCGAGGGCGCGGGCAGGGGAACCGGTCCGCCCGGCGGCAGTTGGACGTGGCCCGTGGTGTCGGGCGAGGGCGGCATCGGCGCCTGCTGAGGGGCCGGGCCGCTCCAGCCGGCGGTGGGCGGCCCCTGCGGCGCGGGGCCGGGGTGCTGCGCCTGGTGCTCCCATCCGGGCGTGGTGCCGGGCCCGGGTATGGATCCGGGAACGGGACCCGGGAGGTGTCCCGGCCCGTCGGGCGGCAGCGGAGCTCCCACTGCGTGCTGCATCCGGTGCCACTCCGTCTCGTACGACTTCACGCTGGTCGGGCGGCAGTTGACCGGCCCGTACCGAACGGTACCCTCCCCGGCCGCCCCAGTGGGAACGGCCGGGGCCGGTACGGAGTGCCCGGACCGGGCGGCTTCAGCCGCCGAGTTCCTCGGCCAGTGCGCGCAGGGCCAGCCGGTACGAGCCGATGCCGAAGCCCGCGACCGTTCCGGAGGCGACCGCCGCGATCACCGAAGTGTGGCGGAATTCCTCGCGTGCGTAGGGGTTCGAGATGTGCACCTCGATGAGCGGGGCCGTGCGCTGGGCCGCCGCGTCCCGCATCCCGTACGAGTAGTGCGTGAAGGCACCGGGGTTGATCACGACGGGGATCGACCCGTCCGCCGCCTCGTGCAGCCAGCGGATCATCTCGCCCTCGTCGTTCGTCTCACGGACGTCGACGTCGAAGCCGAGCTCCTTGCCGAGCGAGCGGCAGGCTTCCACCAGCCCCTCGTAGGACGTGGCGCCGTACACGTCCGGCTCCCGCGAGCCGAGCCGGCCGAGGTTCGGGCCGTTCAGGACGAGGACGCGCCGGCTCACGCGGACACCTCGCCGAAGGCCGCGAGCAGCACGGCCGGGTCCGGTCCCTCCAGCACGGTCGGCTTGGCGAGACCGTCGAGCACGATGAAGCGCAGCAGATCGCCGCGGGACTTCTTGTCGACCTTCATGGTCTCCAGCAGCTTGGGCCACTGGTCGCCGCGGTAGGTCAGCGGCAGCCCGACGGACTCCAGGACGGTGCGGTGCCGGTCGGCGGTCGCGTCGTCCAACCGCCCGGCGAGACGGCCCAGTTCGGCCGCGAAGACCATGCCGACCGACACGGCGGCCCCGTGCCGCCACTTGTAGCGCTCGTTCTTCTCGATGGCGTGCGCCAGGGTGTGGCCGTAGTTGAGGATCTCGCGCAGGCCCGACTCCCTGAGGTCGCTGGAGACGACCTCGGCCTTCACCCGGATCGAGCGCTCGATCAGCTCCGACGTGTGCGGCCCCGCCGGGCTGCGGGCACCTTCCGGGTCGGCCTCGACGAGGTCGAGGATGGCCGGGTCGGCGATGAAGCCGGCCTTGATGATCTCGGCCATGCCGCTGACGTAGTCGTGGACGGGGAGAGAGTCCAGCGCGCCGAGGTCGCACAGCACCCCGGCCGGCGGGTGGAAGGCACCGACGAGGTTCTTGCCCTCGGCGGTGTTGATGCCGGTCTTTCCGCCGACCGCGGCGTCCACCATGGCGAGGACCGTCGTCGGTACGGCGATCCAGCGCACCCCGCGCAGCCAGCTCGCGGCGACGAACCCGGCCAGGTCGGTGGTGGCGCCGCCGCCGACGCCGACGATGACGTCGGTGCGGGTGAAGCCGGTCTGGCCGAGGGCCTTCCAGCAGTAGGCCGCGACCTCGACGGTCTTGGCCTCCTCCGCGTTGGGCACCTGGATGGCGACGGCCTCGTAGCCCTGTCGCGCGAGGTCCTGGCGGATCGCCTCACCGGTCTCGGCGAGCGCCTCGGGGTGGATGACGGCGACGCGCTTGGTCCTGGGACCGATCAGCCCGGGGAGCTCCCCGAGCAGCCGGCGGCCGACGAGCACCTCGTACGGGTCGGTGCCGGCCGTGCCGCCGACCTGGATACGGGTCACTGCCTGCTCGGTCATCGGGTCTTCTCCTGGCCGGGGGTCCGGGGCTCGCCCCCGGGGAGGTGCTGCATGTCGAGTGCGTCGAGGACCGCCTGGGCGACCTCTTCGGGGGTGCGGTCGTCGGTGGCGACGACGGCACGGGCGACGTCGGTGTACAGATGCCGGCGGGCCTCCATCAGCTCGCGCCACTGGCGGCGCGGGTTGACGGCCAGCAGCGGGCGGGCGGTGTTCAGCCCGACCCGGCGTACGGCCTCCTCGACGTCCATCGAGAGGTACACGACGGGCAGCCCGGACAGCAGCTCGCGGGTGCCCTCGTCGAGGACGGCGCCGCCCCCGAGGGAGAGGACGCCCGTGTGCTCGGCGACGGCGGCACGGACGGCCGCGCGCTCCAGCTCGCGGAAGCGGGGCTCGCCGTCCTCGATGAAGATGTCGGAGATCTCCCGGCCCTGGGCGGCGACGATGTCGGCGTCGGTGTCCCGGTAGCCGGTGCCGAGGCGCTCGGCGAGGAGGGCCCCGACGGTGGACTTGCCGACGCCCATCGGCCCGACCAGTACGACCCGTGGGCTCACCGGACGGCCAGGTTCTCGAGGTACGACCGCACATTGCGGCGGGTCTCGGGCACGCTGTCGCCACCGAACTTCTCGGCGACGGCATCGGCCAGGACCAGCGCCACCATGGCCTCGGCGACGATGCCGGCGGCCGGAACGGCGCACACGTCGGAGCGCTGGTGGTGCGCGGCGGCGGCCTCGCCCGTGCTCACGTCGACGGTCCTCAGCGCCCGCGGGACGGTCGCGATCGGCTTCATGGCCGCCCGTACGCGCAGCAGCTCACCGGTGGTCAGGCCGCCCTCGGTGCCGCCGGAGCGGCCGGAGGTGCGCCTGATGCCGTCCTCGGTGGCGATGATCTCGTCGTGCGCCTTGGAGCCGGGGACGCGGGCGAGCTCGAAACCGTCGCCGACCTCGACACCCTTGATGGCCTGGATGCCCATGAGCGCGGCGGCGAGCCGGGCGTCCAGACGACGGTCCCAGTGCACGTGCGAACCGAGGCCCACCGGCACTCCGTAGGAGAGGACCTCGACGACGCCGCCGAGGGTGTCGCCGTCCTTGTGGGCCTGGTCGATCTCGGCGACCATCGCCTTCGAGGCGTCGGCGTCGAGGCAGCGCACCGGGTCGGCGTCGAGCTTCTCGACGTCGGCCGGGGTCGGGTAGACCCCGTAGGGGGCCTTGGCGGCGGCCAGCTCGACCACGTGGGAGACGATCTCGATGCCCGCGGTCTCCTTGAGGTAGGACCGGGCCACGGCACCGAGGGCGACCCGGGCCGCGGTCTCGCGGGCGCTGGCGCGCTCCAGGATCGGACGGGCCTCGTCGAAGCCGTACTTCTGCATGCCGGCGAGATCGGCGTGACCGGGCCGGGGCCGGGTCAGCGGGGCGTTTCGGGCCAGCTCGGCCAGCTCCGCCGGGTCGACGGGATCGGCCGCCATGACCTTCTCCCACTTCGGCCACTCGGTGTTGCCCACCATGATCGCGACCGGTGAGCCCATCGTGAGGCCGTGCCGCACGCCGCCCAGGAAGGTGATCTCGTCACGCTCGAACTTCATCCGCGCACCGCGTCCATAGCCGAGGCGCCGCCTGGCAAGGTGGTCCGCCACCATCTCCGTGGTGATCGGGACACCGGCGGGAAGACCCTCCAGCGTCGCCACCAGTGCGGGTCCGTGCGACTCCCCCGCGGTCAACCAGCGCAACCTGCTCAACGGTGCTCCTCCTGCTCGCGCCTCGAACTGCGACGGCGCGACCCGGGGGTACCTCCCGGCCACAGCCAGGGGGCGCGCGACCCTGGCCCGCCTCCCCTGATCCTCCCACGTCCGGGCACCCGACCCGGCCAGTGGTCCAGCAGACGGACGGGATCGCGCCAGGCGGCGGGGCCGAGGTCAGCGCCCGGCGAGGGCTTCCTCGCCGGCCGCGCGCATCGCGGCGAGCGGCGCCGGGGAGCGGCCGGTCATCTGCTCGACCTGGAGAACGGCCTGGTGCACGAGCAGGTCGAGTCCGCCGACGACGGAGCCGTCCTGCTCGGCCCACGCCGCCGCGAGCGGCGTCGGCCACGGGTCGTAGAGGACGTCGAAGAGCGTGCCGGGACGCTCCGGCACATACGGAACGAGGGCGTCCGTCGCGCCCGCGGGCGTGGTGGCGACGACGAGCGGGGAGTCGAAGGCATGTCCCGCCTCCGCCCAGTCGGCGGTGTGCACCTCGACCCCGAGCCGCTCGCCCCAGCCGCGCATCTCCTCGGCACGGACATGGCTGCGTACGTACGCGGTGACCGGTCCCGTGCAGATCCGGGCGAGCGCGGCGAGCGCGGACGACGCGGTGGCGCCGGCGCCGAGGACGGCCGCGTGGTCCACCTTCTCGACGCCGCGCTCGCGCAGCGCGGCGATCATGCCGGGGATGTCGGTGTTGTCCCCTGTGCGCCGGCCGTCCTCGTCGAGGACGACGGTGTTGACGGCCTCGACGGCCGCCGCGGTGTCGCTGATCGCGTCGAGCAGCGGGATGACCGCCCGCTTCAGCGGCATGGTCAGGGACAGCCCCGCCCAGGAGGCGTCCAGCCCGCCCAGGAAGCCCTCCAGGTCCGCCTCGCTCACCTCGAAGCGGTCGTACGACCAGCCGGTGAGGCCCATCGCCGCGTAGGCGGCCCGGTGCAGCACCGGGGAGAGCGAGTGGGCGATGGGCGACCCGAGGACCGCGGCCCGGCGGGTGTCAGTCGCTGTCGCGCTGTTCATTGAACTTGTCCCTGAGCTTCTCGAACTCCGCATGGGTCTTGGCGAACTCGGTCTTGTGCTTGCCGTCGGTCGCCACGAAGTACATCCAGCCGTCCGAGGTCGGGGTGATCGAGGCGTTCAGCGCCGTCAGATCGGGGTTGCCGATGGGCCCGGGCGGCAGCCCCTTCTGGGTGTACGTGTTGTACGCGTCCTGATTGCTGTTGATCTCTTCCTCAGTGATGTCGATCTTGCTCTGACCCTTGAGGTAGTTGTAGGTCGAGTCGAACTGCAGCTTCTGGTTGGTCTCGGTGTTGGTGGGCTTGAGCCGGTTGTAGACGACCTCGGCCATCTTCTTGTAGTCGGTCTCGTTCTTGCCCTCGGCCTGCACGAGGCTGGCCACGGTGATCAGTTCCCAGGCGTTCTTCAGCTTGAGCTGCTTCGCCTTGGCCTCGAGGTCCACCTTCCCGTACTCCTGGTTGGCCCGCTTGACCATCGCCTTGAGGATGTCCTCGGGCTTGGCCCCCTTGGCGACCGGATAGGTGGCGGGGTAGAGGAAACCTTCCAGCGGGTCCTTGACGTTCTCGTGGCCCTGCGCCCATGCGGGGAGCCCGAGCGTCTTCGCCTGCTTCTCGGCGACGGACTTGGTGGTGCCGGGGTCGAGTTCGAGACGCTTGTCGATCTGCTCGTAGATCTGGACGTTGCGCGCGCCCTCGGCGAAGGAGAGGCCGTTGCGGCTGGCGGGGTTGAGCATCAGCTTGACGGCTTCGTCCGCGGACATGCCCTTCTTCAGGGTGTACACGGCGTCCTGGATGCTGCGGCCCCGGGGGTTCTCGCTCTGTGCCGAGACGAAGGCGTCGACGCTCTTCACGACGCCGGCCTCCTTGAGGAGCGCCCCGATCTCGGTGCCGCTCGCCCCGGGCGGGACCGTGACCTGGACCTGACCGCTGCCGGCGCCCTCGAAGTCGGGTGCCGCGCCGAACTGGCCCTGCCAGAACTGGTATCCGACGTAGCCGAGGCCGCCGGCCCCGCCGACCAGGACGACCGCGACGAACAGGCACGCGAAGCCGTTGCGGCCCTTCTTCTTTTTCTTGCCCGGGCCGCGTCCGCCGTCACCGCCACGTCGCCCGTCGCCGGGGTCCTCGTCGTGGTCGTCGTCCTCACGACGGTCCTCGCCGGTGAAGAACGGGTGGTCCTCCTCCTGCGGCTCCGCCGCCCAGTCGTCCTCCGGCGCGGGCGCCTGCCGAGTCTGCTGTGCCTGCTGCGGCGGGGCGCCGCGGCGGCCGGGAGGCTGCGGCGGCGGGTAGGCGTCGGGTGTGCCGTAGTGGTCGGCTCCCGCGCCGTACGGGACGGCTCCCGTGTTCGGGTCGTACGGCATCACGGGCTGCTGGCCGGTGTCCCAGTGGCCGCCGTACTGCTGCTGGTCGTACTGCTGCTGCCCTTGCTGTTGCTGGGCGTACTGCTGCTGCCCGTACTGCTGCTGCCCGTGCTGCTGCTGGGGGTACTGCTGCTGCCCCTGCTGATGTCCCTGCTGCTGGGGCGCGTACTGCCCGCCGTCGTACTGCTGCCGGCCGTCGTACTGCTGCTGCTGGGGATACTGCTGCTGGTATCCCGTCTGGTACTGCGGATCGTTGCCGTAGTGGGGCTCGGGCGCCTGCGGCTGCTGCGGGTACTGCTGCTGGCCGCCGTAGGACGCAGAGCCGTCGCCCTGCTGTCCTCTCCACCCCTGGTCCCCGTACAACGGGTCCTCGGGGTGCCACGGTTCGGAGCCGGGGGCCCGGCCATACTCAGTCATCGATCCCCTAGAGCCGAGAGGCGGGCACGGACGGTCCGCCTCTACGTTGTGCGGCGGTGTTCGAACACCGCCGCATCGCGCGGAACGTTACCGTATCGCGATCAGATGACCACTTCGACGCCCTCGCCCGGGGGACCCCCGGAGGTCCGTTCGGTCTCCAAAGCGTTCTGAAGGATGACAACTGCGGCCACTTGGTCGATGACAGACCGGCCCTTTCTGGACTTCACGCCCGAGGCACGCAAGCCCTGCCCGGCCGTCACTGTGGTCATCCTCTCGTCGACCAGTCGTACCGGCACGGGGGCGATGCCCCGGGCCAGTTCCTGGGCGAAGCCGCGGACCTTGGCCGCCGCCGGGCCCTCCCCACCGCTCAGCGAGCGGGGCAGGCCGACGACGACCTCGATCGGCTCGTACTCGTCGACGAGCTGCCTCAGCCGCCGGTGGGCGGCCGGGACATCACGTCCGGGCACGGTCTCCACCGGGGTGGCCAGGACCCCGTCGGGGTCGCACGACGCGACCCCGATGCGGGCGTCCCCGACGTCGATCGAAAGACGACGTCCTCTGCGCATCGCACTCACACCCCGCTCGCTTCCGCGCCCGCGCGGCGCAGTGCGGGTGGCGTCGTCGGCCGCGGCCCGCCGGCCGCACGCGCGTCGCTCACGATCAGGCCGTCTCGCCGACCAGACGCTCGACGGCGTCGATGGCGTCGCCGATCGCGGCCGGGTTCTGGCCGCCGCCCTGGGCGACGTCGGGCTTGCCGCCACCGCCACCGCCGAGGGTCTTGGCGGCCGTACGGACCAGCTCGCCGGCCTTGAGGCCGCGCCCACGGGCGCCCTCGTTGGTGGCGATGACGGTCAGCGGACGGCCGTTGGCCGTGGTGAACAGGGCCACGACGGCCGGACGGT includes:
- a CDS encoding shikimate dehydrogenase → MNSATATDTRRAAVLGSPIAHSLSPVLHRAAYAAMGLTGWSYDRFEVSEADLEGFLGGLDASWAGLSLTMPLKRAVIPLLDAISDTAAAVEAVNTVVLDEDGRRTGDNTDIPGMIAALRERGVEKVDHAAVLGAGATASSALAALARICTGPVTAYVRSHVRAEEMRGWGERLGVEVHTADWAEAGHAFDSPLVVATTPAGATDALVPYVPERPGTLFDVLYDPWPTPLAAAWAEQDGSVVGGLDLLVHQAVLQVEQMTGRSPAPLAAMRAAGEEALAGR
- the mltG gene encoding endolytic transglycosylase MltG; its protein translation is MTEYGRAPGSEPWHPEDPLYGDQGWRGQQGDGSASYGGQQQYPQQPQAPEPHYGNDPQYQTGYQQQYPQQQQYDGRQQYDGGQYAPQQQGHQQGQQQYPQQQHGQQQYGQQQYAQQQQGQQQYDQQQYGGHWDTGQQPVMPYDPNTGAVPYGAGADHYGTPDAYPPPQPPGRRGAPPQQAQQTRQAPAPEDDWAAEPQEEDHPFFTGEDRREDDDHDEDPGDGRRGGDGGRGPGKKKKKGRNGFACLFVAVVLVGGAGGLGYVGYQFWQGQFGAAPDFEGAGSGQVQVTVPPGASGTEIGALLKEAGVVKSVDAFVSAQSENPRGRSIQDAVYTLKKGMSADEAVKLMLNPASRNGLSFAEGARNVQIYEQIDKRLELDPGTTKSVAEKQAKTLGLPAWAQGHENVKDPLEGFLYPATYPVAKGAKPEDILKAMVKRANQEYGKVDLEAKAKQLKLKNAWELITVASLVQAEGKNETDYKKMAEVVYNRLKPTNTETNQKLQFDSTYNYLKGQSKIDITEEEINSNQDAYNTYTQKGLPPGPIGNPDLTALNASITPTSDGWMYFVATDGKHKTEFAKTHAEFEKLRDKFNEQRDSD
- the ruvX gene encoding Holliday junction resolvase RuvX, giving the protein MRRGRRLSIDVGDARIGVASCDPDGVLATPVETVPGRDVPAAHRRLRQLVDEYEPIEVVVGLPRSLSGGEGPAAAKVRGFAQELARGIAPVPVRLVDERMTTVTAGQGLRASGVKSRKGRSVIDQVAAVVILQNALETERTSGGPPGEGVEVVI